From the Brachyhypopomus gauderio isolate BG-103 chromosome 5, BGAUD_0.2, whole genome shotgun sequence genome, one window contains:
- the LOC143514949 gene encoding uncharacterized protein LOC143514949, with translation MAKRKRDAAPGVRWTSVLEDKFVELWQQYPCLFDIASREYHDRVRKERSWRDIAEAIQLPVGEVQTKAASLRTQYGKLLRPQASGSGDKELTARQKWIMRSLVFLQPFVTHRVSQTTLNVDMHSVSTDITEEVSEYRETEDDVSESSTFTLSTSPTDQTLSSSILSSELNSPGSASFHSSLAGANKPDRAHKSKQKSKDRGSDDIECEKVAILKSMSQTLLSTSQDVDETFGKQVVSEIKQIKDPVTKMRLRRNILLMLYDAQEAEQRASPHPVPQSTTQRVHSYQTPWQGLKVMSSYYPNSPSHIPVPAPVNYLAAPQEPYDEDRQTLQSL, from the exons ATGGCGAAGAGAAAGCGGGACGCTGCTCCTGGAGTTCGCTGGACCAGCGTATTAGAAGATAAGTTTGTTGAGCTGTGGCAACAATACCCTTGCCTTTTTGACATTGCTTCAAGGGAGTACCATGACCGGgttagaaaagaaagaagttggCGAGACATAGCGGAGGCAATTCAGCTACCCG TTGGTGAGGTTCAAACCAAAGCAGCCTCACTAAGAACACAATATGGAAAGCTACTCCGTCCCCAAGCAAGTGGTAGTGGTGACAAAGAACTTACAGCCAGGCAGAAATGGATTATGAGGAGTTTGGTTTTCCTGCAACCATTTGTGACCCACAGAGTTTCTCAGACAACACTTAAT GTAGATATGCATTCTGTCAGCACAGACATAACAGAGGAGGTCAGCGAGTACAGGGAGACAGAGGATGATGTGTCAGAGTCTTCCACCTTTACTTTGTCAACTTCACCTACAGACCAGACGTTAAGTTCATCTATACTCTCATCTGAGCTGAACTCACCTGGAAGTGCATCATTTCATTCCAGTCTGGCAGGAGCTAATAAACCTGATAGGGCACATAAGTCCAAGCAAAAGTCAAAGGATAGGGGATCTGATGACATAGAATGTGAGAAAGTTGCAATTTTAAAATCTATGTCTCAAACACTGCTGAGCACTAGTCAGGATGTTGATGAAACATTTGGCAAACAGGTAGTCAGcgaaatcaaacaaataaaggACCCTGTTACCAAGATGAGACTCCGTCGAAACATACTTTTAATGCTTTATGATGCCCAAGAAGCAGAGCAGAGAGCATCACCACATCCTGTACCCCAAAGCACAACACAGAGGGTTCACAGCTACCAAACACCTTGGCAGGGATTAAAAGTTATGTCATCTTACTACCCAAATTCACCCAGCCACATACCAGTACCTGCCCCAGTCAACTACTTGGCTGCACCTCAAGAGCCATATGACGAGGATAGACAAACCCTACAATCTCTGTGA